CGCGCGACAgaggcgacgacgaggatggaggcggcgacgaggccccgcgacggaggcggccggcggcgacgaggttgaGGGGGTGCGAcagaggaggatcgaggcgggccggggcgatggaggaggaggctgtctgggcgcgggcgaggcggtcgggCGGTGGGACGATGATGGctggggcaatgggggacgacggcggcggcggccggcgagggaggcggacgggcggcgacggagcagagcgcgggatcttggcaaaattttggctaagtgtaactgacGTGGGGgctagaagaggctacagtgccttttatccccccccccttttatcccggttcgtaatggcacccaggactaaaggcccttttgttCTGGGTCtcattaccaaccgggataaaaggccccccttttatcccgattggtgatgggacccgggacaaaaggttacATCCACTAGGCGGGactgggagcctacccttttatcccgggtgccaccaccaccccttttatcccggttgccaactataactgggataaaaaggtACGTTCCGATAGGagtcgaaaactaccctttgatcccggttgcagtttgcaaccgggataaaatggggggggccttttgtcccggttgctgttggcactcgggacaaaagggccttttcctatttttggtctcccgcctgttttttggaaatggattttatttatgttttcactgcatttcaggatgaaaaacaaaaaccttcacatattttgtacatgcaaaaataatttaattagcgagtatattgacaataagtgtgatttagtcattaattctataccaattcatttagcctctaaaatatttattttactacatcgctgtgatcaagaaattattcaattaaataatttcaacacgcaaaaaaatccatgtatgtatgtggttaacattgttcatgtttatctaataaatcttcacctaacaaatttaagaacacatgaaatcatacatagggtaaattaaaaattgtatcaagtactacacaaaggtcatgtaaatttagcgcattacaatacaacgttgtaaaatttcttcttcacaaaagttccttgatcatgatcgcggcgtaagtacggagcctcttctttggatagaaggatgcttggatcaacttcaactgcgaatggaggcatgccatcaaactgatcataatcatctgattggtctgttttatcctcgactcccacgatttttcttttacctggaagaactatgtggcactttggctcccatgtctcttttagatttctcttgggtttgctacacatgtccttcacatagaacacctgatgcacatcattggcaagtatgaatgggtcatcactgtatccagtcttgctcagatctactattgtcattccgtactgatctttggttatggcagttagcttcacccaattgcaaagaaatagagggatgtacaatggtccgtattcgagttctcatatctcttgtatgaaaccataatacgactccttgctattatttctatccatggcatctatgcggacaccactattctggttcgtgcttttctggtcctgggctctcatgtaaaatgtataaccatttatctcatagccttggaatttcacaattgtgcttgcaggtcccctggctaaccaggtaagctgtgggtgaatctcagagttacccataagttgttggcgcaaccaggagggaaaagtttccatgtgatgacgggtaaaccaagcatcggatttggtcgggtttttggaaactaccatctgcctatgctgctcgatatacggagacacaaaggatgactgttgtagaatagtgtagtgtgccttgtcgaacaaatcagtatcattgctgaagcttgatttccttccaagggtgctcattcctcggagcctcccctcgtggcgtgaagttggaaccccaatcgagtcaattgaatcaataaaatcaacacaaaactcaatcacctcctctgttccatatcccttgatgatgcttccttttggatgggcatgattaagaacatagttttttaggactgccatgaacctctcgaaaggccacatatcgtgcaggtatacaggttcgagaataccaatctcttttactaggtgaactagTAAGTCCGTCATAATATtcaagaaggatggtggaaataacaactcaaaactgacaagacattgcaccacatcgttttgtagctttgatagcttggatggatcgattgccttctgcgaaattgcattgagaaacgtgcatagctttacgagcggcaaccggacattttctggtagaacacccctcagtgcaaccggaagcaactgggtcatcaacatgcgGCAGTCATGgaccttgagatttgtaaacttcttttgtttcatatttattattccctttatattcgaggagtacccagacgggaccttcatactatttaagcattcaaacatgctatccttcttttcgttgctgagagtgtaattggcaggacgtaagtagtgttgtccattatctcaCTTTTCCGGATGTATGTCATCttgttgccccatggctttcaagtcctgtcgtgcttccaatatatctttcgaggtcccatatacatccatgaagcctagcacgttcacgcaaagattcttcgtcaggtgcatcacgtctattgcgttgcgaatatctaggatttcccaataaggtagctcacAAAATATTGaccttttcttccacatgggtgcatgtccgttatcgttattcagaacaggttggctaccaagaccctttccaaagactacatttacatccttcatcatctcgaagacacgctttccattgcGGTGtgtaggttttttacgatggtctggcgcccctttgaaatgcattccgctctttctcagctagtggtgagcagggagaaatcgacaatgacccatatagacgaccttcttacagtgctttaAATACAtactgtctgtgtcgtctaaacagtgggtgcatgcccgatatcccttatttgtctatcccgaaaggttactcagttcAGGCCAGTCATTGATAAAGATCTCTtatctatcctcatcccacacacatacaccttcttccttccagagctataaaaggtcatcaaccaacgttcttaggtacacgtcaatgttgtGGCTGGGTTGTTTTGGGGcctggataagcgccggcatcataatgaacttccgcttcatgcacagccaaggaggaaggttgaacatacatagggtcacaggccaagtactatggccactactcaactcaccgaatcgattgaatccatcagtacttaaaccaaaccttatgttctttgcttcactttcaaagtccgggaatgctctatcaattgatctccactgggccccatctgcggggtgtctcagtatctcatcttccatacgttcttctttgtgccatcgcatcaacttagcattcgccttgttcctgaacaagcgcttcaagcatggtattatagggaaataccacatcaccttcgcgggaactctcttcttgggagactgcccctcaacatcaccaagatcatctcatctgatcttataccgcagcgcttcgcagaTGGGACAAACATctaatttctcgtattcatcaccacgattgaggatacagtcattagggcatgcgtgtatcttctgaacatccaatccgagagggaaaataatctgtttagcttcatatgttgtggacggtaattcattattctcgggaacaatcttcttgacaatgttcaacatcccctgaaatgccttatcggacataccattttttgccttccattgcacaaattctagtgtcatacctagttttttatggtcctgctggcaacctgggtacaacaatttttgatgatcatctatcatgcactgcaactttgctgcttccttctcagttttgcaatctctgtgtgcatttCGAATCACCTGAccgaggtcatcagtagggccattttctgcaaagtcatcttcatcagcctcgcccattgtagtacctgcaaaagcttggcctgcaacccagtccggaatggtgttatcttcctcctcctcctcgccatcttccattacgacccctcgttcactgtgcttggtccaaaccaaatagttaggcatgaaaccgtatttaaacaagtggctgtgaatagtcccctaggAATCCTTtaaatactccttcttgttattgcattggaagcatggacaacatacgaacccattctctggcttgttctcTTTggtcacttcgagaaaataatgcaagccatcaataaacaccttgctccacctgtctgcattatacatccattgctggtccatctacatcgcattacacatgaaaatggattacacttgacaatggattacgcgtgaaaattgattaaagatccaaacaacatggtacaatacaacaacatgaagatccaaatacacatcatctcgtgagcatgtcctcaactgggcaaCTGGgcagcaccgcacttcgtcatgaaagagatTCGATTCTACGGAAAACAGCACATGGTCActatgtccgtatccactctttctcgtagaatcgaacctccttcttgacatacgttgctactcggcggagaacatcctcgccgagatgaacacggtatgcaagttcaacaagtatggatttgaaaaaccttattaaatttgataagataaaccgtttagacaaggtagcatcattcttataccactgcaagaatgcatactatatatgtcacatcaatctccctcacatccCTCACAATCTAgttcaaaatacctctccattttctacttcatcacattctagcaaataatctttccatctccaaagcataaatcaaagcataacacgaggatgaagtaccaaaccttcacaacacttgtgttggctgagtgaaattcccacgaaaatgagggaaaaaacttcgggcagcacctcccttacttcggcaccaccggagagtaggtgaagctcagctctttgtctatgtgctggactggctcggactggaggaggaagaaaggtctctgtcttggtatataatggggatgattttttatcccggttaaaaactccaaccaagacaaaaaggaacaccttttatcccggttgaaagtttactcccggttggaggctccaaccgggacaaaagggtagcccttttatcccggttaaagcCTCCAACCTGGACAAAAGggtggcccttttgtcccggttggaacttccaaccgagactaaactttttatccagGTTGGAGGCTttaaccgagataaaaggtccacccttttgttccggttggagcctccaaccaggacaaaagggtgccgccaccgacgcgcCAGAACTAGccattgcaaccgggactaaaggggggcctttagtcccggttgcaattaccaaccgggactaactctcccctccatttttgtcTACTGTGGCGCACCCTCTTTTATctcgggccaactttaaactgggacaaaaggggacgtatcgaaagccaattctctactagtgccgTCAGAATCCACAAACTAGATGTTTGTCTAAAGAATGAGAAGTTTGATAATATTCCCGCAAAAGACCAGCCAACGGAGCTTCCAAATCTGTCACGGTCAACCATGTTGCGACTTGCGACGGAGTTGTGGCTGGATGCCGAGCCTGGGGAAGACAAGAAGTGAGGAAGACGGAAACTCGGCAAGCATCTCTGTCGCCTGCATGGTCGCAGGTGTTGGATCTAGAAAAAAGTACCGAGGAAAAAAGACAAATATGATTGATGGGTCCATGGGTATATATGATTCATAATAAAGAGGATAATGACACGATGTGGGACAAGGGTTTGCGACGTGCTCAAGAAAAAATGATCAACCGAGGAAGAATTAATGTAACCTTTTCCAGTCTATTTTAATCAAATGACTCGACCCTTATAGATGCCACGTAATTGATACATGATGGTGTCAAGGAGAAATCCTTTGCTCAGTTTTCAATACAGTTTATTGAAATGGTTTTTTTAGTTTCAACCTTCAGAATGATAAACTACAGTTTCCAAAATCTGTAGAATTTTTATTGTGGAAAATGACGTATCAATTCCTAAGCTTATCCTTCCGAAATGCAAACGTACAAGATGGATAAATGTACGGAGGCATTTAGGTCCCTGCAATGCCACGAATCACCACGGATCTAACTCACTTCTTTCAGTGAATTCTCTTCGTTATATCCGTTGGTTCACATCATTACCAAGGTATGCTTGAGACTTGATTGTAAAACGCTTGAGTTCTTCCGATAACCTATGTTACCAACAGGATATTCGGGCTGTTGTTCAAGAAAAGCATCTGGTATTCAACAATTTGCAGCCTAGGTACTATCCCGTACATCGTTTTGTTTTCTCTGTCCATAAAACTATATAGTCGTGCTAATCTCCATGCATATTCATTAATTTCTACCTCTCATCTATTCTAGTTACCACAGTTGAGCGAATTTAAGGAGACTACCATGCTCCCAACTGGAGGTTCCAGGTGGCCTGCTACGAGGAACTCATCATGCAGCTGGTTGATCTGCAACTTGAACGGCGTCGGCAGCTTAACGTTCTACCGCCTGCAGAAAGCAGTAACATCAATGAACTGCGAACCGCGGAGGGCGCGCAGGCAGATCAAAGTGCTCCGAGCCCTCGACCAGGCCAAGACGCAGTGGTACCACTTCACAGCAGTCGTGATCGCCGGCATGGGCTTCTTCACGGACGCCTACGACCTCTTCTGCATCTCCCTCGTCACCGACCTCCTAGGCCACATTTACTACCCCAGTACGGTCTGTGATGACAAGCCTGGCTCCCTCCCTTGTAGCGTGGCCCTTGCCGTCAAAGGCATTGCGCTTTGTGGCACCATGTTCGGGCAGCTCGTCTTCGGCAGGCTTGGTGACAACATGGGACGGAAGCGCATATATGGCGTGACCCTCATGGTCATGGTTGTCTGCTCAATCGCCTCCGGCCTCTCCTTCCACCACACCCCTAGGACGGTCATAACAACGTTGTGCTTCTTCCGGTTCTGGCTGGGTTTCGGCATCGGTGGCGACTACCCACTATCAGCGGCCATCATGTCGGAGTACGCCAACAAGAAGACCCGTGGTGCTTTCATGGCCGCTGTCTTCGCCATGCAGGTGATGGCATAAGCAACAATGGCATGTATACATTTATAGTTTGAAATCAATAATTTTTCCCTGCCCACATTCTCTGCAGGGTTTGGGAAATCTCGCTGCTGGTATTGTTGTATTGGTCGTCTCAGCGAGCTTCATGAAGACACCAGCCTACAAGACTGACATGCTGGGCCAGGCTGACTACGTCTGGCGTATCGTTCTAATGTTTGGCGCTATTCCAGCTCTGCTCACGTTCTACTGGCGCATGAGAATGCCTGAGACAGCACGCTACACCGCTCTCGTTGCCATGAACCTAAAGCAAGCTGTATCGGATATGAACATGGTACTTGACATCGATGTCAGTGACCTcacggaggaagaagatgcaaaCATCCTCGCCAAACAAGATAATTTCGGTCTTTTCTCATCCATGTTCATATGTCGGCATGGATGGCACCTCCTAAGTACCACAGTGTGCTGGTTCATGCTTGATGTGGTTTTCTACTCATTGAACCTTTTCATGATTGATATCTTCACCAACCAGTCCGGTGACGCAAGCAACGAAGGCATACTCGAGCAGACAAACAAAATGGCCAAGACACAAGCGATCATTGCAGTCGGTTGCACGCTTCCAGGTTACTTCTTCACCGTCATATTCGTCGACAGGATAGGCCGAATTAGAATACAGTTGATGGGGTTCGCCATGATGACCATCTTTCTACTAGGCTTAGCAGCCACGAACGACATATGGAAGAAGTCAGGAAGTTTGCCCATCGGATTCACTGTCATGTACGGACTCGTCTTCTTCTTTGCAAATTTTGGTCCTAACTCAACCACCTTCATTGTGCCGACTGAGATCTTCCCGACACGACTGCGGTCGACGTGCCATGGCATCTCCGGTGCAGGAGGGAAGGCTGGAGCAATCGTTGGAGTACTTTTGTTCATATATGCTGGGAATAGCCTCCAACGGAAACTGCTGATGCTTGCTGCTTGCAATCTTGTTGGCATTatattctctctttttttgccCGAGTCAAAAAGGATGTCTCTCGAGGACATCGCTGGAGACATACAGGAAGATGTGGAATGTGAGTCTGAGCAGCGGTGCGGACAAATGAATTGAGTTGATTTTCCCACACACTGTGAGCACTTTTTCGAAGATTTTAATTAGTACTTggatatataatatttttttggcgGACATGTCCGTAGTTTTTCACAGTGCTATTGTTTGGGTCTAAATACTAGTTAGATTAGGCAAGTTATTAGATCTCGGAACACAAGCCAATAATAACAAGAAAAGATCGGATAACGGAACTAGAGGCAGTTTGGGATCGAGATTATCTCTAGCTCTAATAGAGAGAACCTCTTCCATGCTGGCGCTAAAATATCATCGGTGCAATGCTAAAGTATCATCCGTGCCGGTTTTAGGCCAGGCACAACGAAGCCAACACGGATGAGGTCGTCTAGTGGTACTGGCTTTGAAGCCAGCATAAATGATTGTTATCTGTGCCGGTGCAATAAACAACCAGCATGAATATAAGGGTTATCTGTGCCAATGGCTATAGTAACTGGCACGAATATAAAAATTATCCATGCTGGCTAGTATATATAACCGCCGGATTGGATAATTCTTATATTCTTGCCAGCTAATTTCTGCACCAGCCCGGTTCTAGAAAATATTCTTGCTACCGGCACTATTTCACAAGCACCCCATGAATAATTGTTGACTCTAAAAGAACCTAACGGTACATAACTCAGAAATCAATTGGATTATATTCAGCTACTAAAGAAGTGTTTACTCAGAAGGTACACATATATCAACAAATGCAAAAGCGGGTTTCCATTTGTAGGTACTACGCTATTTCATagtctgaacctgtctaaatcacatctcgtgttcaccttcgagttccttaTATCGACGAAAGCCCTCCAAATAATCTACTATCTCGAGCTACCCCTCAGTTGATTGCGGATATAAACACCGAGTGCTGGTAATACTAGAAACCAATCTCGGGCCTAGTATCCACCTTACAAGATATCCGTATTCACTAAGTGCTCATTGTGTCTATCACTACTAGAGAATCGACTTTAGAtaccaccccctttagtctcgatttAATATCGgctcgggagaaaagggggtgcgtcacggtaggctggaatggggcgcacctttactctcaGTTCCTTTTTTGCAATCGGGACTacaggtcaccctttagtctcggttaaaacggctagttttcgggcaccgacggcgccaccctttacccccggttggagccaccaactgggacaaaagcttcaaccttttgtcccggttggagttaccaaccgggataaacgtTTTACTCCCGTTTAGTAATTCCAactggttggtggctccaaccgggagtaaccaccaaccgggaccaaagctctaatcttttgtcctgcttggatttaccaaccgggataaaatcttatctacaagtaccctttcttcctcctccactcctccagcctgagccactccactccacaaagacagagaagtgaatcctctccatggcgccgaagcaagcctaggggaggtgctgctgaattttttttcctcatttcagTGGAAATTTCACCCATACAAAGTGtggtgaaggttagctacttcatgctccgttcatttattattgttaagctttgttttatactttagagagggagaagaattagtttgtttgttgttaagcatgtagaggatttgtatttatacatgtttttgagctacaatgtgatggatagtttgaatatgagggagaatggacagtaaatgtgaggtagaattgagattatttcaattttatgtattagggaaaaattagagtaaatatatttttaatacttataaattagccatataaattgtaggtgtaatttgatactttgatactttagtacttttcagatagaggtatgcaattagccatttttagaataagtacgttatgtgggaaatattgaatttttttaatagtttagttatttgtaaattaaatatgagctaaatattttgtggtacatagagatggcttctgatgCTGGatgtagtggtgatggtgggggagatcgtcgttcctctcgcggcaaggggaaaatcatagttggccctcatgataagccgaaaaAAATGAGTGTGTGGAataaagcaatgcttcgttatttgcaaagatgtcatgaagatgctgttgcggcgggtctagaacctccttttggtggtcgttatgctccaccgccaatCCCGAGTGTTTTAGGTACACTTATaagtactaccattgcaggaggtacaaataaaccaTATGATGATGCTCTAtcagcgaaaccttcatcttcgcttcccaaggatgcttgaagtccttctagatagtacttagtggatggtttgtcgtggTGTACCATGTTGATGTTGCTCTCaagtttaaatttgtgtatttctatgtaaactttcaacaatatttgagtttgtcatagtgtaacatgttgtttgcttctaaaattttcatttgtgtatttctatctaaaattttagcaatgtgatggatagttttattttaatttttgcttcaaGAAATCCAGCAaaacccggcgagatccgatgcctacAAGTTCCAACCGGCGAGAATAAATTTtgaaatagaagcaaaaagaaatagtatagaatttatgactagttaaaacttattgtaaacaaacttgttaatttaatatatttttgcaattctaaaatatgtaaatatcttagtttttgcatcctgaaatctagtgaaaacataaatcgaataaatttcAAAAAACTAGATGAAAAATAGGAGAAGGCCCCTATTTATCCCGGTTATAAAgtagaaccgggataaaagggattTTTCGATTCCCGCGTGGAAGTACtgatttatcccggttgatcataaaccgagataaaagggggatcCTTTTATCGTGGGTGATCATAAACTGAGATAAAAGACCCCCGCTTTTATCTCAGTTTGTATTAGGAACTGGGGTTAAAtgtcctttaatcccggttgcagttacaaaccgggattaaaagggggtCCTGTATAAAAGTTACAGCGTCTTCTACACTCCACCCGCCCAACACTTAGTGAAATTTTCACTCGTCGTCCTTGTCCCGCCCGTCACCTGCCTCCGCTGTCGctgctccccgtcgccgccgccggcccatcctattcaccggcctcctccctctccgtcgccgccaccatcatcttcgcccgcaatcatcgccggcctcctccaccgtccCCATTGCTGCCACTGGCACGTCCATCCCCATCGCCGCGACCTCCGCACGTGCCCCTCAtccggcgccacctcctccttgtTAGTGTAGCCTTCCCCGTCGCCGCGACCGCCGTCCCCGTCACCAGCCGGCTGGCCGCCTCCCCCATCGTCGCCGCACGCCGACGCGCCCATCTTTAACTCCGGCCATCCCCCCAGCCCGAATTAATTTTAGAACTTTGGTAGATTACTTCTAATtgtttgtggaatatagttgtatactgctaattaatgcttagaaattaattaaTGCTTTAaattttttgttgaaatgcttaggaattagttgaaatttagtacaatttgtatattacattttgtatgttacattttttatattatattttgcatagtacattttgtatgttacattttgtatattacattttgtatatttcaaaataatttgttgaaatgaattttttttcatggttgttctatatatgatttcatgtacaaagtagttgagatcgatggcagacgatgaggctagaaggtatctaatggagcggattattgctggtgatagtaCTTCTAACCTTCCCATAGCATACACTGATGAAGACGGTAGCCAGGcagacatgtttctcaacctgtTTGCCGaaggcaatgaagagcccgagccccagcaaaacgtTACCGATAaggtatagatcatattttaaccctctgtatatataatatatgatgttattcattattactatgtactaattaattaatgaatcttgaactgtccTCTGGATTGACGAACCGTCGTCCGAAGCCCCGAGgtccttccaaggtgaagactggaacaaaaaaggctatcatcacggaagtcacagaagagggcaggccggttgctccccaaAAAGTGGCAACACAGTATGTGAGTCAAATCGGGGTAATCGTAAGGGAGAACGTGCCGATCAGCATAGGGAATGGAAGGGAAAAATGACTAATCCATACGCTTTGCAGGAACCAGAatagaatatgctgtgggaagaagttaagaaacatttcacatttcccaacggatatattgaaaatgatgtgaaagcgtggacaccaaagaagatggccacacaattccacacattcaagaagatgttggataccaccAACATTAAGAAGGGTtgaactccagattttactgTGGATACACAGTGtaaggaccactgggaggcatttgtacaATACAAGAGCACCGAAGACAGTAAGAACAAGGTCACCCAGAACACAAGCAATGCTGGGgaggagtaccatcataagctagggtgaggtggttacgccaaagcaattcccaaatggaatcagatgGAAAAAGATCTGATTTAGCGGGGTATCATACCAGGAACAATTGATTGGCCCGAATGattgaaaaattggtattacgctcatggaggtgagATAAACCCATATGATGGGACGCTGGTCTTCGATGACTTGTTACGTGAAGCGGCCACAAagcttgacaagattattaaagatgttaaggatggGACATTGACGGTgtgccgagagaatgatgagctcacaatggCCCTTGAGAATCCCTAACACCCAGGATGTACCCGAGGGTTCGGGcttgttccgtggaagttcgcattCCGAGGCGACTTGGACAAGTACACAAGCTAGAACTGAAGAAAGGAGCAATAGGATGAGAGGTGGCCGCGCACGATAGAATCCAAACTGCAATCtatagaagtaagaatgcaggagggaggcagtagacaaatggcc
This portion of the Setaria viridis chromosome 7, Setaria_viridis_v4.0, whole genome shotgun sequence genome encodes:
- the LOC117865035 gene encoding putative inorganic phosphate transporter 1-13, which translates into the protein MLPTGGSRWPATRNSSCSWLICNLNGVGSLTFYRLQKAVTSMNCEPRRARRQIKVLRALDQAKTQWYHFTAVVIAGMGFFTDAYDLFCISLVTDLLGHIYYPSTVCDDKPGSLPCSVALAVKGIALCGTMFGQLVFGRLGDNMGRKRIYGVTLMVMVVCSIASGLSFHHTPRTVITTLCFFRFWLGFGIGGDYPLSAAIMSEYANKKTRGAFMAAVFAMQGLGNLAAGIVVLVVSASFMKTPAYKTDMLGQADYVWRIVLMFGAIPALLTFYWRMRMPETARYTALVAMNLKQAVSDMNMVLDIDVSDLTEEEDANILAKQDNFGLFSSMFICRHGWHLLSTTVCWFMLDVVFYSLNLFMIDIFTNQSGDASNEGILEQTNKMAKTQAIIAVGCTLPGYFFTVIFVDRIGRIRIQLMGFAMMTIFLLGLAATNDIWKKSGSLPIGFTVMYGLVFFFANFGPNSTTFIVPTEIFPTRLRSTCHGISGAGGKAGAIVGVLLFIYAGNSLQRKLLMLAACNLVGIIFSLFLPESKRMSLEDIAGDIQEDVECESEQRCGQMN